Proteins encoded in a region of the Phaenicophaeus curvirostris isolate KB17595 chromosome 1, BPBGC_Pcur_1.0, whole genome shotgun sequence genome:
- the SERPINH1 gene encoding serpin H1 produces MWITLVLALCGLAAAVPSEDRKLSDKATTLADRSTTLAFNLYHAMAKDKNMENILLSPVVVASSLGLVSLGGKATTASQAKAVLSADKLNDDYLHSGLSELLNEVSNSTARNVTWKIGNRLYGPASINFADDFVKNSKKHYNYEHSKINFRDKRSALKSINEWAAQTTDGKLPEVTKDVEKTDGALIVNAMFFKPHWDEKFHHKMVDNRGFMVTRSYTVGVPMMHRTGLYNYYDDETEKLQVVEMPLAHKLSSMIFIMPNHVEPLERVEKLLNREQLKTWAGKMKKRSVAISLPKVVLEVSHDLQKHLADLGLTEAIDKTKADLSKISGKKDLYLSNVFHAAALEWDTDGNPYDADIYGREEMRNPRLFYADHPFIFMIKDNKTNSILFIGRLVRPKGEKMRDEL; encoded by the exons ATGTGGATTACTCTGGTGCTTGCGCTCTGCGGCCTGGCTGCAGCTGTGCCCTCGGAGGACAGGAAGCTGAGCGACAAGGCAACGACGCTGGCTGACCGCAGCACGACGCTGGCCTTCAACCTCTACCACGCCATGGCGAAAGACAAGAACATGGAGAACATCCTGCTCTCCCCTGTGGTTGTGGCCTCTTCCCTCGGCCTTGTGTCTCTCGGGGGTAAGGCCACAACCGCCTCCCAAGCCAAAGCAGTGCTCAGTGCAGACAAACTGAATGACGACTACTTGCATAGTGGGTTGTCTGAGCTCCTGAACGAGGTCAGCAACAGCACAGCTCGCAATGTCACCTGGAAGATTGGCAACCGTTTGTATGGCCCTGCCTCCATCAACTTTGCTGATGACTTCGTGAAGAACAGCAAGAAACACTACAACTACGAGCACTCCAAGATCAACTTCCGAGACAAGAGGAGCGCCTTGAAATCCATTAATGAGTGGGCAGCCCAGACCACAGATGGGAAACTCCCAGAGGTCACAAAAGATGTTGAGAAAACCGATGGCGCCCTTATTGTCAATGCCATGTTCTTCAAAC CTCACTGGGATGAGAAGTTCCATCATAAGATGGTGGACAACCGTGGCTTCATGGTGACGCGTTCCTACACTGTGGGAGTTCCCATGATGCATCGCACAG GTCTCTACAATTACTATGATGATGAGACAGAGAAGCTCCAGGTGGTAGAGATGCCGCTTGCTCACAAGCTCTCCAGCATGATCTTTATCATGCCAAACCATGTGGAGCCTCTGGAGAGGGTTGAAAAACTGCTGAACAGGGAACAGCTGAAGACCTGGGCTGGCAAGATGAAGAAGAGATCAGTGGCCATCTCTCTGCCTAAAGTTGTCCTGGAAGTTAGCCACGACCTTCAG AAACATTTGGCTGATCTGGGCCTGACAGAAGCTATTGACAAAACCAAGGCTGACCTGTCTAAGATCTCTGGCAAGAAAGACCTTTACCTGTCCAATGTCTTCCATGCTGCTGCTCTTGAATGGGATACGGATGGGAACCCCTATGATGCTGACATCTATGGCCGAGAGGAGATGAGGAACCCCAGGCTCTTCTATGCTGACCACCCCTTCATCTTCATGATCAAGGACAATAAAACTAACTCCATTCTCTTCATTGGCAGGCTTGTGAGGCCCAAAGGTGAAAAGATGCGTGATGAGTTGTAG